In the Paraburkholderia caribensis genome, one interval contains:
- a CDS encoding ParA family protein, producing MNTAVRRAEKPQMSIKLKHAPKPMPLSAIKAIAENASGMLVDVRESMLAPHPRKNPPTFTTAQVGDLCRIDRQRMHYLSRTESDLPQGTLRHSRSREFTLSEARVWIDRIGPYSKRPAGIKGKKIAIGNFKGGVSKTTTAMTLAQGLSLFGRKVLLVDLDPQASLSALHGILADSEVSDEDTVLPLIYGDEEDLQYAVQSTYWDGVDLVPASAALFGAEFFLPFKQSKDQSFQFWNVLNKGLEPLLSDYDVVIIDTPPALSYLTINAFMAADGLIVPTPPSALDYASSTQFWNLFSDLSESMQQVAPELVKSFDFIHVLLAKVDQSQAATPIVRDWINKTYEGLVLPIEIPTTAVTQTAAAEFGTVYDISRYQGSLKTYQRAREAYDRFAEIVDQQLVALWHANQEAE from the coding sequence ATGAACACAGCAGTTCGGCGGGCTGAAAAGCCGCAGATGTCCATAAAACTGAAGCACGCGCCTAAGCCAATGCCGCTCAGCGCTATCAAGGCTATCGCAGAGAATGCCAGCGGCATGCTCGTCGACGTTCGAGAAAGCATGCTGGCGCCCCACCCTCGCAAGAATCCTCCCACTTTTACGACAGCTCAGGTTGGTGATCTGTGTCGAATCGACAGACAACGGATGCATTATTTGTCACGAACCGAATCCGATCTACCTCAAGGTACGCTCCGACACAGTCGCAGCAGAGAATTTACCCTTTCCGAGGCGCGAGTTTGGATTGATCGCATCGGTCCGTATTCGAAGCGTCCAGCGGGGATAAAGGGTAAGAAAATTGCGATCGGTAACTTCAAAGGCGGGGTTAGCAAGACCACAACCGCTATGACGTTGGCGCAGGGCCTGTCGTTATTCGGCCGCAAAGTTCTTTTAGTTGACCTTGACCCACAGGCGTCACTGTCGGCGCTACATGGAATTCTTGCCGACAGCGAGGTATCTGATGAGGACACGGTACTGCCGTTGATATACGGTGATGAAGAGGATCTTCAGTATGCGGTGCAGTCGACGTATTGGGACGGGGTAGACCTTGTGCCGGCGAGTGCCGCACTGTTTGGTGCAGAGTTTTTCCTTCCATTCAAACAGTCTAAGGATCAGTCATTCCAATTCTGGAATGTTCTGAACAAGGGGCTTGAGCCGCTATTAAGCGACTACGACGTCGTCATCATCGATACGCCTCCTGCCCTTTCCTATCTGACGATTAATGCCTTCATGGCGGCCGACGGACTGATTGTCCCTACACCACCAAGTGCCTTGGATTATGCATCGTCGACGCAATTTTGGAACTTGTTTTCGGACCTTTCCGAAAGCATGCAACAAGTTGCTCCTGAACTCGTCAAGAGCTTCGATTTCATTCACGTGCTCTTAGCGAAAGTGGACCAGAGTCAAGCGGCCACGCCAATCGTTCGAGACTGGATTAACAAGACCTATGAGGGTCTCGTACTTCCAATCGAAATTCCTACGACGGCGGTTACCCAAACAGCCGCAGCGGAATTTGGCACGGTGTACGACATATCTCGGTACCAAGGAAGCCTTAAAACTTATCAGCGCGCACGCGAGGCATACGATCGATTTGCGGAGATCGTT